Genomic DNA from Lactuca sativa cultivar Salinas chromosome 8, Lsat_Salinas_v11, whole genome shotgun sequence:
TTGGTAGAAATCGACACTTCTCCTTGGACATTGTGCCAAAAGATAAAGCCTGTAGATTTTATAATAAcagatattttttttttcactttaaaTAACTTCGTAAACGTAACTGATTTAAGTCATTTGAGTGTAAATTGAGCCAACCATATCTTTTAACCGGCACACGAGATAAAAGGAGTGATAAATACAATATCATTTTCTCATGATATTTTGAATGCACGCGAAAAATAGAAGAAGATAAttgagaaaattttattttttgttcctaGAGGCTAAAACTTAACCCCAAACCGCTTGTATATAAAAAGTCTATCAACATTTCGTAAGAGCAAAAGAGTCTCTTCCACAAGAAATCATCACAGCTTTCATCCACCCTCACATCCATGGATCCTTACAAGGTAGAACTCTCGTATACTGTTTTTGAAGCTTATGTACTACTTCAGTGCTGTTTCCGCAACTCTTTGACTCACTTATCTCTATATGAATCGTGTTTGTTAGGTTATATGATTTATATATTGCAATTTGTTGTATTTGAATTGATATACATGTTTGACCACTTGCTTTTGCGTAGTTTTTGATTCAATTGATTATTGATGATTGAGGTGAAGGTTTTTCCTGAATTAGATTACTTTTGCCCTAAATCATCAGATTGAAAGCATGTTGATTTTGAACTGTAGTGATCGAATTCGATTCACAAGCAGTTCCATCCATGTATGTTTCCTTTTAATAAAGAATAAATTTGATTTTtctatggttttattttaagataCGGAGTGAAGCTCTGATTCCATGTTATATAGGTAATTTCTAGATTGCCTATTCATTTGAGCAACTTAAGATCCAATTTTTAGCTTTCTTTTATCAGCCGAGTTTCTGTTTTGCATATATCAATCCGTAGGAACACTTGATTCTTTAACCTTGTATCAAATTGCAatatcaatgttttttttttttggggattAACTTATCTATTGTGCTGATATTCTGATATTACACATATCACACCCTACAATTTTGCATACCATAGTTCTACTTACTCATAGATTTTACCTTTTTGGCTGATGCAGTATCGGCCTTCAAGTGCTTACAATGCCCCATTTTGGACTACCAATTCTGGTGCTCCAATTTACAACAACAACTCATCATTGACAGTTGGCACAAGAGGTACTTAAGTTTGGTATCTGTCATCTTCTTCTCATCAAACTTGGAATTTCTTGTTGGACTCTTTCATCTTAGGTTATGTGAATATAAATCTCATCCACTAATCATAATTCCTCTTTTGTCATATTATAGGCCCAATCCTTCTTGAGGATTACCATTTAGTGGAGAAACTAGCCAACTTTGATAGAGAACGCATCCCTGAACGTGTTGTCCATGCAAGAGGTGCCAGTGCAAAGGGTTTTTTCGAGGTCACACATGACATTTCTGGCCTCACATGTGCTGACTTTCTTCGTGCCCCTGGTGTCCAAACTCCTGTCATTGTTCGTTTCTCCACTGTTATCCATGAACGTGGAAGCCCTGAAACTCTCAGAGACCCTAGAGGCTTTGCAGTAAAGTTCTACACCAGAGAGGTAAAGGACCCCCCCTCCCCTACCCCCTACCCCCTACCCCCTCTCAATTATCTTATATCTTCTTATTGACACTTGCAGGGAAATTTTGATTTGGTGGGGAACAATTTCCCAGTGTTCTTTATTCGTGATGGGATGAAATTTCCAGACATGGTTCATGCTTTGAAACCAAACCCTAAGTCTCACATCCAAGAAGACTGGAGAGTTCTTGATTTCTTTTCTCATCATCCTGAAAGTCTACACATGTTCACATTCCTTCAAGATGACATTGGTGTCCCACAAGATTATCGCCACATGGAAGGCTCAGGAGTCAACACCTACACCCTAATCAACAAAGCTGGAAAAGCATACTATGTAAAATTCCACTGGAAACCAACATGTGGGGTCAAGAGTCTTCTAGAAGATGAAGCAATCAAAGTTGGTGGAGCCAATCACAGCCATGCAACACAAGATCTTTATGACTCCATTGCAGCTGGAAACTATCCTGAATGGAAGCTTTTCATTCAGACCATTGACCCTGATCATGAAGATAGGTTTGACTTTGACCCTCTTGATGTCACCAAGACATGGCCTGAAGATATTCTGCCATTGCAGCCTGTGGGGAGGATGGTTTTGAACAAGAACATTGATAACTTTTTTGCTGAGAATGAACAGCTGGCGTTTTGTCCTGCTATTATTGTTCCTGGTGTTTATTATTCTGATGATAAACTGCTTCAGACACGTATTTTCTCTTATGCTGATACACAAAGACATCGCCTTGGACCTAACTATTTGCAGCTTCCTGCAAATGCTCCTAAATGTGCTCATCATAATAATCACCATGATGGATTCATGAACTTCATGCATAGAGATGAGGAGGTATGTTTTTCTatacttatatttttataaaaataataaatatggtTTTTTGAGTTTTGTTAATTTTATAATCTTTTTATTCGTTCAGATCAATTACTTCCCTTCAAGACACGACCCTGCTCGCCATGCTGAACAGTACCCTATTCCTCCTGTTAGGCTGTCAGGAAAGCGTGATAAGGTCagtttatttattctatttttcttttaaaatttttgttCAAATTGTTACTAAAATGggcaaaataattaattttttccaACACTTGTAAATTATAATTGTAGTGTGTGATTGAGAAAGAGAACAACTTCAAGCAGCCAGGAGAGAGATACAGATCCTTTGCTCCAGAcaggtttttatatttttttctcaaatttcttttattttttttttaatttcatcaataaactaatgtagttttttttttttttttttttttttttcttaattcttTTACAGACAAGAACGGTTCATTAACAGAATTGTTGGTGCTCTGTCTGACCCGCGGGTCACCCATGAGATCCGCACAATTTGGATTTCATACTGGTCTCAGGTtcgaaatattaataaattaaatccaaataatcTACAAAagattaagagtaaattacaaaacttgtccttgTGCTTTCTGAAGCTAAAACGTTTTTCAGTTTTGATCCTTATTGCAAGGTTCAAAATCGATATAAAACCTTGAAATAAGGACCAGAAttggaagaaaaaaaaagtttcaattttggaCTAAAACTTAAAACAAAGTAAGAATCAAAAagtacagggaccatttttgtaatttgctCAAAGATGAATGTTTTAAATTCTTacaatttacaaaaaaaatggaATGTTGTTGCAGGCTGACAAGTCTCTGGGGCAAAAGATAGCTTCTCGCTTGAATGTGAAGCCAAGTTACTGAAGGGTAAAATTGGAAAAAGCCTTTGGGTTGTGGTATACAAAATAGTTTAGATAAGTTTGTTTGAGTCGAATGTGTTGTTATCGAATTGGTGTTGGAGTCGTTTCTTTAATGGTTGTAATGTGGAATAACTTTGCATGATGCTAATGATGTGATTGCTTCTTCCAAATAAAAATAAGTCAAATGTTATAAATTCTTTTGTCATGAATTTGTGTTATACGTTTGCATTTCTATATTATCTTTATGAATTAATGGGTTTAAATTTGCATGAAACTATTAGCCCTTTTCATCATGTTCATGTTGAATTTTTGGTGATGTTGGAAGTTGTTGATCTGATTCTTCATTCTTGTGATAAAGTGTGATCAGTTTAGGTAATTCGGTATGGGGTTAATTAATCAGTTTAGGATTGGTCTTGAGTGTTAACAATAACCAGCATTTTTTATGTAGGAAGACAAATAATCTTTGAATCATAGAAAATAATATTGTTTTTGCAAATAGTTTAGTTGCAACTATTATCTAGTTTTAAAGATTTAAATTAGCTAAACGTTTGTTAGCTTGATCCGACAATGACAAACCCTACTCTTGAAACACGAGGGAAAAGGGTAAACATTTGGGGttgattttatttttgattttgatttttaattgcTGTAATAGAAAAAAAAGCAAAATTAGTCATTttaagtattttaaaaaaaaaatctctaataaaatcttattattttgaaTCAATTTAATCTCAAATTAATTTTTGTTTACAAAGAAAACAGATTAATAGCTAAAACTTCGGAATAACCTTTTTTGGCCGGTTTTACAAATTTAGTCAGTATTCCGTTTTTTTTCATTAACTGGTCAAAATATTGAgatatattttctttttttttttttttaaattaggttATTTTTTACCAATAACCAAAATTAGTTCAATGATAATCTTCactttttagaaaaatttcaATATTTTGTTTATTGGTAAAAAATAACATAACAATCTAGattagtttaaggtttaaggGTAATCTTAAAAAAGTCTCGATATTTtagttattaataaaaaataatgaatatttagaaaagtcataatattttgcCCAATTAATGAAAAAAAACGGAAAACTGACCAAATTTACGAAACCAACCAAAAAGAGTTATTGTGAAATTTAGATGttaatctatttttttttctttagaaaaatattaatttggaattaaactGTAAGCTGTCCCAAAATATCGAGACATTATTgaagattttttaaaaaaaaaaaaattggaccaAAAACTTAGTAAAAGCTATATTTTGGACCAATGATGTTAGTAAAAAAAGAATTTGGACTAAAATGATAATTTTCAA
This window encodes:
- the LOC111878432 gene encoding catalase — its product is MDPYKYRPSSAYNAPFWTTNSGAPIYNNNSSLTVGTRGPILLEDYHLVEKLANFDRERIPERVVHARGASAKGFFEVTHDISGLTCADFLRAPGVQTPVIVRFSTVIHERGSPETLRDPRGFAVKFYTREGNFDLVGNNFPVFFIRDGMKFPDMVHALKPNPKSHIQEDWRVLDFFSHHPESLHMFTFLQDDIGVPQDYRHMEGSGVNTYTLINKAGKAYYVKFHWKPTCGVKSLLEDEAIKVGGANHSHATQDLYDSIAAGNYPEWKLFIQTIDPDHEDRFDFDPLDVTKTWPEDILPLQPVGRMVLNKNIDNFFAENEQLAFCPAIIVPGVYYSDDKLLQTRIFSYADTQRHRLGPNYLQLPANAPKCAHHNNHHDGFMNFMHRDEEINYFPSRHDPARHAEQYPIPPVRLSGKRDKCVIEKENNFKQPGERYRSFAPDRQERFINRIVGALSDPRVTHEIRTIWISYWSQADKSLGQKIASRLNVKPSY